In Longimicrobiales bacterium, a genomic segment contains:
- the ggt gene encoding gamma-glutamyltransferase, with the protein MSMHTDAPRLNALSWSLPMTRSLRTLASTVSLSLGIWGCTAPAPDSADVTFPSSWRYAATGQPIEASHGMVVSTDEYASQVGVDVLRSGGNAIDAAIAVQFALAVVNPEAGNIGGGGFMVLRTAGGETAAVDFREKAPLAATRDMYLDADGNLTDKSVVGHLAAGVPGTVSGMWEAHQRYGTLEWEALLAPAIGLADGFEVRQRFLGSLGTTMVQALSAFPASASQFLPRDGQPPQVGDTLHQPDLAATLRRISDQGPNGFYKGETADLVVAEMARGDGIITHKDLAEYKASWRDPISFTYRDHTVISMPPSSSGGATMAEIANILEGYDIGSMDWQGAEMVHLYAEAFKRAYADRNHYLADPDFIDMPLERMTSAAYAAERAATISEAESTPSADVGPGMEGGPDEGENTTHFSIVDADGNAVAVTTTINSWYGSKVTVAGAGFVLNNEMDDFAAKPGTPNQFGLVQGENNAVGPGKRMLSAMTPSIVLAPDGDLKMVTGTPGGSTIITTVFQTISNVLDHGMNVVQAVNAPRVHHQHLPDQIYYEAGGLDLATVASLEALGHRVIERGDISGDVQAILVERGRLTAWSDPRRGGVARGY; encoded by the coding sequence ATGTCGATGCACACCGACGCACCACGCCTCAACGCCCTGTCATGGAGCCTCCCGATGACTCGTTCTCTGCGCACCCTAGCCAGCACAGTCAGCCTGAGCCTGGGCATCTGGGGATGCACTGCCCCGGCTCCCGATTCAGCCGATGTCACCTTTCCGTCGAGCTGGCGATACGCCGCCACAGGGCAGCCGATCGAGGCTTCACACGGGATGGTCGTATCCACGGACGAGTACGCCAGCCAAGTAGGGGTGGACGTGCTTCGGTCCGGCGGCAACGCGATCGATGCAGCCATCGCCGTTCAATTTGCCCTCGCGGTCGTGAACCCGGAGGCGGGAAATATCGGCGGAGGTGGCTTCATGGTTCTTCGTACGGCCGGGGGTGAGACCGCAGCTGTTGATTTTCGCGAAAAGGCCCCGTTGGCGGCTACCCGGGACATGTACCTGGACGCAGACGGGAATCTCACAGACAAGTCCGTGGTCGGACATTTGGCAGCAGGTGTCCCCGGTACGGTCTCCGGTATGTGGGAAGCACATCAGCGCTATGGGACGCTCGAATGGGAGGCGCTTCTCGCGCCCGCCATCGGACTCGCCGATGGGTTCGAGGTCAGGCAGCGCTTCCTGGGATCTCTCGGCACAACGATGGTCCAGGCTCTGTCTGCCTTCCCCGCGTCGGCATCGCAGTTCCTGCCGCGCGACGGACAGCCACCGCAGGTCGGTGACACACTTCATCAGCCCGACCTTGCAGCCACGCTGCGACGGATCAGCGATCAGGGACCCAATGGCTTCTACAAAGGCGAGACGGCGGACCTGGTCGTAGCGGAGATGGCTCGAGGGGACGGCATCATCACCCACAAGGACTTGGCTGAGTACAAGGCGTCATGGCGAGATCCGATTTCATTCACGTACCGCGACCACACGGTTATTTCGATGCCTCCCTCGTCCTCAGGCGGTGCGACGATGGCAGAGATAGCGAACATTCTTGAAGGCTACGACATCGGCTCGATGGACTGGCAAGGCGCGGAGATGGTCCACCTGTATGCCGAGGCCTTCAAGCGTGCGTACGCGGACCGGAATCACTACCTCGCGGACCCAGACTTTATCGACATGCCGCTGGAACGGATGACGTCGGCGGCCTATGCAGCTGAACGGGCGGCCACGATCTCCGAAGCTGAATCCACTCCGTCCGCCGACGTCGGACCAGGCATGGAAGGTGGACCGGACGAGGGCGAGAACACGACCCACTTCTCGATCGTCGATGCAGACGGGAACGCTGTAGCGGTCACGACCACGATCAACTCATGGTACGGGAGCAAGGTGACAGTTGCCGGAGCCGGGTTCGTGCTCAACAACGAGATGGACGACTTCGCTGCCAAGCCGGGCACACCCAACCAGTTCGGCCTCGTTCAGGGCGAGAACAACGCGGTGGGACCGGGCAAACGCATGCTGTCAGCCATGACGCCTTCCATCGTGCTCGCTCCCGACGGAGACCTGAAAATGGTTACGGGCACACCCGGAGGCTCGACGATCATCACGACCGTATTCCAGACGATCTCGAACGTTCTCGACCACGGAATGAACGTTGTTCAGGCCGTCAACGCACCGCGCGTCCACCACCAGCACCTCCCCGACCAGATCTACTACGAGGCCGGAGGGCTAGACCTCGCAACGGTCGCGTCGCTCGAAGCGCTCGGCCACCGCGTGATCGAGAGAGGCGACATCTCAGGAGACGTTCAGGCGATTCTGGTGGAGAGGGGGCGCCTTACGGCGTGGTCCGATCCGCGGCGCGGCGGCGTGGCTCGGGGGTACTAG
- a CDS encoding bifunctional oligoribonuclease/PAP phosphatase NrnA codes for MSYRTPAHRAAAVNEVRNALLASRRAVLTTHLNADGDGAGSQAALASWLRANGTEAFIVNPTAFPNSFKFMLESEDCIVPAGSGRARDICDTADLAVILDTGEVPRIGRVAEMIRKLPTVVIDHHPIGDHAIGGISLRDSTACATGELVFDLIHTSNGPWSDAITHGVYVAILTDTGGFRFDNATPGCHKVIAEVVERGVNPEKMHERIYGSSPMRKWQVLQHALVTLEHEEETGISWMIIPKEPFEELGATAEDLEGIVDIPRSISGTEVGVLFRLTKSGEVKMSFRSNGLVDVNTLARLFNGGGHVKASGAITPGPMDAAIDRVLTATRKAVKKSRTVGA; via the coding sequence TTGAGCTACCGGACGCCTGCGCATCGAGCGGCAGCGGTCAACGAAGTCCGGAACGCGCTTCTCGCGTCTCGGCGTGCGGTTCTGACCACCCATCTCAACGCCGACGGCGATGGGGCGGGTTCACAGGCTGCTCTCGCATCGTGGCTTCGCGCCAATGGTACCGAGGCGTTCATCGTCAATCCGACCGCCTTCCCGAATTCGTTCAAGTTCATGCTCGAGAGCGAGGACTGCATTGTCCCTGCCGGATCTGGACGCGCGAGAGATATATGCGACACCGCGGACCTGGCAGTTATTCTCGACACTGGTGAGGTCCCGCGCATCGGACGTGTCGCCGAGATGATCCGGAAGCTGCCGACGGTCGTGATCGATCATCACCCGATTGGAGATCACGCAATCGGTGGAATCTCACTTCGAGACTCCACGGCGTGCGCCACGGGCGAATTGGTATTCGACCTCATTCACACGTCGAACGGTCCGTGGAGTGATGCGATCACCCACGGCGTCTATGTCGCGATACTCACGGATACCGGCGGCTTTCGATTCGACAACGCGACCCCGGGCTGCCACAAAGTGATCGCAGAGGTCGTGGAACGGGGTGTTAATCCCGAGAAAATGCACGAACGCATTTACGGTTCCTCGCCGATGAGGAAGTGGCAGGTCTTACAGCATGCGCTCGTCACGCTTGAGCATGAGGAAGAGACCGGGATCTCCTGGATGATCATCCCGAAGGAACCGTTTGAAGAACTAGGCGCTACGGCTGAAGATCTCGAGGGCATCGTCGATATCCCGCGCTCGATTAGCGGAACGGAAGTGGGTGTGCTTTTTCGACTGACCAAGTCCGGTGAGGTGAAGATGTCGTTCCGCTCGAATGGGCTGGTCGACGTGAACACCCTGGCTCGACTCTTCAATGGTGGTGGACATGTGAAGGCGTCCGGTGCCATCACGCCGGGGCCTATGGATGCTGCGATCGACCGGGTGCTGACCGCCACTCGAAAGGCCGTTAAGAAGAGTCGGACGGTTGGAGCATGA
- a CDS encoding cytochrome c biogenesis protein CcdA, translating to MNEVDVGIMIAFSAGIFSFLSPCVLPLVPSYLAFVTGMSLEDLQEGVDRRATFTHSLLFVTGFSLIFILLGASASFLGQFFRLYEVWIARIGGVVIILLGMHLAGVFRLAPLMQEKRIHLANKPAGYLGTLGVGMAFGAGWTPCIGPILGAILTYGMTQDTMWAGVGLLSVYSLGLAIPFLLASLALDRFLQTFQKFKKWIPVMEKASGALLIVLGILLLTGKFTVLAAYMNQFAPAFILERI from the coding sequence GTGAACGAAGTCGACGTCGGAATCATGATCGCGTTTTCGGCAGGGATTTTTTCCTTTCTGTCACCGTGCGTGCTGCCGCTCGTGCCTAGCTACCTCGCGTTCGTAACCGGGATGAGTCTCGAAGACCTGCAAGAAGGCGTAGATCGACGCGCCACTTTTACGCACTCGCTGCTCTTTGTGACCGGCTTCAGCTTGATCTTCATTCTTCTCGGTGCGTCGGCGTCGTTCCTCGGGCAGTTTTTTCGCTTGTACGAGGTATGGATCGCCCGAATCGGTGGAGTGGTCATTATTCTTCTTGGCATGCACCTCGCAGGCGTTTTCAGGCTTGCGCCGCTCATGCAGGAGAAGCGCATCCACTTGGCCAATAAGCCGGCAGGTTACCTCGGTACGCTGGGAGTCGGGATGGCCTTTGGCGCGGGTTGGACGCCATGCATCGGTCCGATCCTCGGTGCGATTCTCACCTACGGTATGACACAAGACACGATGTGGGCGGGCGTAGGGCTTCTGAGCGTGTACTCGCTCGGCCTCGCGATCCCATTTCTCTTGGCATCCCTCGCGCTCGACCGGTTTTTACAGACGTTCCAGAAATTCAAGAAGTGGATCCCGGTCATGGAGAAGGCGTCAGGCGCACTCCTGATCGTGTTGGGTATCCTGCTGTTGACCGGCAAGTTCACGGTGCTGGCTGCCTACATGAATCAGTTCGCTCCGGCGTTCATTCTGGAGCGCATCTAG
- the speB gene encoding agmatinase yields the protein MPNRRDPEAAGRGLEDNAPHGVPSGLGDLPWELPHTFLGLDAPAASFDRADAVLLPVPYESTTSWGSGTRRGPEGIISASRYIELYDQEFGCEPGDRIGIHTLPALELTRAGATPAMLELQEAYARVADTCADRFLLMLGGEHSVSSPAVLAQAERLAAKHPEERLSVLQMDAHADLRAEFEGTPHSHASAMARVLAKADVVAVGVRGVSQEEVDASASACGSTLIWADEMWEDDAWMDGALEALGPKVYLTFDVDYFDPSLMPSTGTPEPGGGDWYRTLRFLKRVFAEREVVAADIVELAPTPGMPAPDFLVAKLAYKLISYRFQNRLV from the coding sequence ATGCCGAATCGACGTGACCCTGAGGCTGCGGGCCGCGGCCTCGAAGACAACGCTCCTCACGGCGTGCCATCCGGCTTGGGTGATCTCCCTTGGGAGTTGCCGCATACGTTTCTTGGGCTGGATGCGCCCGCGGCTTCCTTCGATCGGGCTGACGCCGTCCTGCTTCCCGTTCCTTACGAGTCGACGACGTCTTGGGGCAGTGGTACCCGACGAGGCCCCGAGGGTATCATCTCCGCCTCCCGGTATATCGAACTGTACGATCAGGAGTTCGGCTGCGAGCCCGGAGATCGAATCGGAATTCATACGCTTCCGGCCCTTGAGCTCACCCGGGCCGGCGCCACACCCGCGATGCTGGAGCTCCAGGAGGCGTACGCACGGGTAGCGGATACCTGTGCTGACCGTTTCCTGCTCATGCTGGGTGGGGAGCACTCTGTGTCGTCACCCGCCGTTCTCGCTCAAGCCGAGCGGCTGGCCGCTAAACATCCGGAAGAGCGACTTTCGGTTCTTCAGATGGACGCCCATGCGGATCTCAGGGCGGAATTCGAAGGGACGCCCCACTCACACGCGAGTGCGATGGCACGAGTCTTGGCGAAAGCTGATGTGGTAGCGGTTGGTGTACGCGGCGTCAGCCAAGAAGAGGTAGACGCCAGTGCGTCCGCTTGTGGCTCGACGCTCATATGGGCCGACGAAATGTGGGAGGACGACGCCTGGATGGACGGTGCTCTGGAGGCCCTCGGTCCGAAGGTGTACCTGACCTTCGATGTGGACTACTTCGATCCGTCTCTCATGCCCTCGACGGGGACGCCGGAGCCTGGTGGCGGAGACTGGTATCGGACGCTCAGATTCCTCAAGCGCGTCTTTGCCGAGCGTGAGGTGGTGGCGGCGGACATCGTCGAGCTCGCACCGACTCCGGGGATGCCCGCTCCGGACTTCCTCGTGGCCAAGCTCGCGTACAAGCTGATATCGTATCGATTCCAGAATCGCTTGGTCTGA
- a CDS encoding VTT domain-containing protein encodes MNRSRVLLIVLAWLVTIVLVSSTLGREIYAGRSPGLGSFALVNFAGYLFFLVMPIEALVPIYEAEGHAAGTLIMLAVISGLAGQVIDYAIGRVLSDRALGYIGEKRFERFNTKIEKWGGWAILLFNFLPLSSPTMLLVAGMTRYNALRAFAFSSLGLTGKYVMIIYIFDLTAWWASRTP; translated from the coding sequence ATGAATCGGTCTCGCGTGCTCCTGATCGTTCTGGCTTGGTTGGTCACGATCGTGCTCGTGTCCTCTACGCTTGGTCGCGAGATCTACGCGGGACGAAGCCCCGGCCTCGGTTCGTTCGCCCTCGTGAATTTCGCTGGATACCTCTTTTTTCTCGTGATGCCGATCGAGGCGCTGGTCCCGATCTATGAAGCCGAAGGGCATGCCGCAGGGACCCTGATCATGCTCGCGGTCATCTCGGGTCTCGCTGGTCAGGTGATCGACTATGCAATCGGTCGGGTGCTGAGTGACCGCGCCCTCGGGTACATCGGAGAAAAGCGTTTCGAGCGGTTCAACACGAAGATCGAGAAGTGGGGTGGCTGGGCCATCCTGCTGTTCAACTTCCTACCCCTGTCCTCGCCGACCATGCTCCTCGTGGCGGGCATGACCCGATACAACGCGCTTCGCGCGTTTGCGTTCAGCTCCCTGGGGCTGACCGGGAAGTATGTGATGATCATCTACATTTTCGATCTGACCGCGTGGTGGGCGTCCAGGACCCCGTGA
- a CDS encoding Fur family transcriptional regulator, translating to MTAKGALPFIRLFGRYLRDQGLPVTHQRETVADVVFASDGHLSVDDIESALRSRDERIGKATIYRTLDLLVRSRLVEEHDFGEGFKRYEHRLSNHPVHEHMICVECAMVTEFESNELYRIENRVRANYGFIPVRRRLEIYGLCKSCQNSGVELTTEGLICPIEIVR from the coding sequence ATGACTGCAAAGGGAGCACTTCCGTTTATCCGTCTCTTTGGTAGGTATCTGAGAGATCAGGGCCTGCCGGTGACACACCAGAGAGAGACAGTCGCGGACGTCGTATTCGCTTCTGATGGCCATCTCTCGGTCGACGACATCGAGAGCGCCCTCCGCTCGCGAGACGAGCGAATTGGAAAAGCCACGATCTACCGCACCCTCGATCTTCTCGTGCGGAGCCGGCTGGTCGAGGAGCACGACTTCGGGGAGGGCTTCAAGCGCTACGAGCATCGGCTCTCGAACCATCCGGTCCACGAGCACATGATCTGTGTGGAATGCGCGATGGTCACCGAGTTCGAGAGCAATGAGCTTTACAGGATCGAGAACCGAGTGCGAGCCAATTACGGCTTCATCCCGGTTCGCAGACGCCTCGAGATCTATGGCCTCTGTAAGTCGTGCCAGAACTCCGGGGTTGAGCTGACGACGGAGGGACTTATTTGTCCGATCGAAATCGTCCGCTGA
- a CDS encoding ABC transporter ATP-binding protein — protein sequence MHELRSIYPYFRPYRGAIAWGIVCVVFANAFQIAGPWFMKLAIDSLDDPAVTRGDTTFYAGLIVVTAVLGGAFRFGMRQLLNGVSRRIETDLRNDFFGHLLRMDATFYGTTRTGDLMSRATNDTLAVRMAAGPAIMYTVNTIASFGFALGFMLVISVRLTLYAMIPLLILPPIVLFFGRIIHKRFEEIQKQFASLSTFVQENLTGVRLVRAYAQETEQRRKFDDYNLDYRSRNMRLVLSAGLFHPLLMFISGVAMVLVTGLGAIEVMAGDISLGDFVAFGFYLTLLIWPMIALGWVVNLYQRGAASMGRLNRILEQTPAITVSDDPTSLADASGAIEFRGVSFAYPGTERLVLDDVSFTVEAGASIAIVGPTGSGKTTIVALLSRLYDPTSGTILLDSIPITQVDPEELRLRIGMVPQDPFLFSDTIEGNIGLGIPYEDEDASGKDADAPAGTDIAVAVQRSAEIAQLHDQIIEFPKGYKTLLGERGINLSGGQKQRATLARALARDPLILVLDDALSAVDTHTESAILSDLQGVTQTRTSFVISHRVSAVMDADKILVLEEGRIVQQGRHTDLIRAEGTYARLLRRQLLKEDLAAESA from the coding sequence ATGCACGAACTCCGCTCGATTTATCCCTACTTCCGCCCCTACCGTGGGGCGATCGCGTGGGGAATCGTATGCGTCGTCTTCGCGAATGCCTTCCAGATCGCTGGCCCCTGGTTCATGAAGCTGGCGATCGACAGTCTTGATGATCCAGCGGTTACGAGAGGCGACACCACCTTCTACGCCGGTCTGATCGTGGTTACGGCAGTGCTCGGGGGCGCATTCCGCTTCGGGATGCGCCAACTCCTGAACGGAGTCAGTCGTCGGATCGAGACGGATCTCAGGAACGACTTCTTCGGCCACCTGCTCCGCATGGACGCGACGTTCTACGGTACGACACGGACCGGCGATCTAATGAGCCGGGCAACGAACGACACCCTCGCGGTCCGGATGGCCGCCGGGCCGGCCATCATGTACACCGTGAATACGATTGCCAGCTTCGGATTCGCCCTCGGCTTCATGCTGGTAATCAGCGTCCGCCTGACACTGTATGCCATGATCCCGCTGCTGATCCTGCCACCGATCGTGCTGTTCTTCGGGCGCATCATCCACAAGCGCTTCGAGGAGATCCAGAAGCAGTTCGCGAGCCTGTCCACCTTCGTCCAAGAAAACCTGACAGGCGTCCGACTGGTGCGCGCCTACGCCCAGGAAACGGAGCAGCGTCGGAAATTCGACGACTACAACCTGGACTACCGATCGAGGAACATGCGCCTGGTTCTGAGTGCCGGGCTGTTCCATCCGCTCCTGATGTTCATCTCGGGCGTGGCGATGGTGCTCGTGACGGGACTCGGAGCCATCGAGGTGATGGCTGGAGACATTTCGCTGGGAGACTTCGTCGCCTTCGGCTTCTACCTGACGCTCCTCATCTGGCCAATGATCGCGCTCGGATGGGTGGTCAATCTCTACCAGAGGGGCGCCGCCTCAATGGGCCGATTGAACCGGATTCTGGAGCAGACGCCGGCAATCACGGTCTCAGACGACCCGACCTCGTTAGCGGACGCAAGTGGAGCGATCGAATTCCGAGGAGTGAGCTTCGCTTATCCTGGCACAGAGCGACTCGTACTGGACGACGTCAGCTTCACCGTCGAGGCCGGAGCGTCCATCGCCATCGTAGGCCCGACTGGCTCCGGAAAGACGACGATCGTCGCACTGCTTTCGCGTCTCTACGACCCGACGAGCGGTACGATCCTGCTCGACAGCATTCCGATCACCCAGGTCGATCCGGAAGAACTGCGGCTCCGGATCGGGATGGTACCACAGGATCCCTTCCTCTTTTCCGACACGATCGAAGGGAATATCGGCCTCGGGATACCGTACGAAGACGAGGATGCGTCCGGGAAAGATGCCGACGCACCCGCAGGGACCGATATCGCTGTGGCTGTTCAACGATCAGCTGAGATCGCTCAGCTTCACGACCAGATCATCGAGTTTCCGAAAGGCTACAAGACGCTTCTCGGGGAGCGAGGTATCAATCTGTCCGGTGGACAGAAACAGAGAGCCACCCTCGCCCGCGCGCTCGCGCGAGACCCACTGATTCTGGTCCTCGACGACGCCCTGAGTGCAGTCGACACCCACACCGAGTCAGCGATCCTCTCGGACCTGCAGGGCGTGACACAGACGCGTACATCCTTTGTAATCAGCCATCGCGTGAGTGCCGTGATGGACGCTGACAAGATCCTAGTGCTGGAAGAAGGGCGAATCGTTCAGCAGGGTCGCCACACAGACTTGATTCGGGCGGAGGGCACCTACGCCCGCCTGCTACGCCGCCAACTTCTGAAAGAGGACCTAGCAGCCGAGTCGGCCTGA
- the coaE gene encoding dephospho-CoA kinase (Dephospho-CoA kinase (CoaE) performs the final step in coenzyme A biosynthesis.): MSELISVALTGNVASGKSTVADRWAALGVPVISADELSRQAVLPGTPGLDEIRAVFGEGILAADGTLDRGRLRSVIFEDHGQRKKLEEILHPKIWALRSHWLEEQRATGVKLVVSEIPLLFESGRKADFDHVVVVDAPGEVRLERMVETRGLDVVEAKRIIASQMDADLKRSAADYVIDNVGDRAALDAEADRILGLLCGSETTRSSMRIDMHLHTEGSWDCLSDAERILERLLELGYDRFAITDHNKVHVALRMAEKYPDRIIPGEEVKTGEGIDVIGLYLTEEIPKGTPAEETIRRIREQGGIPYLPHPYAGRKGGGGKYADMLGPLCDVIEVFNARLHSVQENHRAQLLAQTYGKLRGAGSDAHTIGELGNAFVDLPFHANRPDALLAALGSASMGGTEASRLVHLGSTWARVRKNLPGGRSTE, translated from the coding sequence GTGAGCGAACTGATTTCCGTAGCGCTCACCGGAAATGTCGCCTCCGGAAAATCGACGGTAGCTGATCGATGGGCGGCATTGGGCGTGCCCGTGATCAGTGCCGATGAGCTCTCGCGTCAGGCCGTGCTGCCGGGTACGCCAGGCCTCGACGAGATCCGGGCAGTGTTCGGCGAGGGGATTCTTGCTGCGGATGGGACGCTGGACCGTGGTCGACTTCGGTCAGTCATCTTCGAGGACCATGGTCAGCGAAAGAAGTTGGAGGAGATCCTTCACCCGAAGATCTGGGCATTGCGCTCTCACTGGCTCGAAGAGCAGCGAGCAACTGGCGTCAAGTTGGTGGTTTCGGAGATTCCGCTTTTGTTCGAATCCGGTCGGAAGGCCGACTTCGATCACGTGGTGGTTGTCGATGCCCCGGGAGAGGTCAGGCTCGAGCGCATGGTGGAGACACGTGGACTCGATGTGGTCGAGGCGAAGCGTATCATCGCATCGCAGATGGACGCGGACCTCAAGCGATCAGCCGCGGACTATGTAATCGACAACGTTGGTGACCGAGCGGCCCTCGATGCAGAAGCGGATCGAATTTTGGGTCTTCTTTGTGGATCAGAGACGACTCGCTCCAGCATGCGGATCGACATGCATCTCCACACGGAGGGGTCGTGGGACTGTCTTTCCGACGCGGAAAGAATCCTAGAGCGATTGCTGGAGTTGGGCTACGACCGATTCGCGATCACCGATCACAACAAGGTGCACGTCGCGCTGCGGATGGCCGAGAAGTACCCAGACCGAATCATCCCGGGTGAGGAAGTGAAGACCGGTGAGGGCATCGACGTCATCGGCCTTTATCTTACCGAGGAGATTCCTAAGGGCACGCCGGCCGAAGAGACGATTCGACGTATCCGGGAACAGGGCGGGATTCCGTATCTGCCGCATCCGTACGCGGGAAGAAAGGGCGGCGGCGGAAAGTACGCCGATATGCTCGGACCGCTCTGCGATGTCATCGAGGTATTCAACGCCCGCCTGCACTCGGTCCAAGAGAACCATCGAGCGCAGCTTCTCGCACAGACGTACGGGAAGCTCCGGGGCGCGGGGTCGGACGCTCACACCATCGGAGAGCTGGGTAACGCCTTTGTCGATCTCCCGTTTCATGCCAATCGCCCCGACGCGCTGTTGGCGGCTCTTGGGTCGGCCTCGATGGGCGGAACTGAGGCGTCGCGGCTCGTACACCTTGGCTCAACGTGGGCGAGGGTAAGGAAGAATCTCCCGGGCGGTCGCTCGACCGAGTAG
- a CDS encoding thioredoxin domain-containing protein — translation MSNRLAQESSPYLQQHADNPVDWYPWGPEALERAVSEDRPILLSVGYSSCHWCHVMERESFEDPAIAALMNKLYVNIKVDREERPDIDQIYMKAVQAMTGRGGWPMTVFLTPEGIPFFGGTYYPPEPQPGMPSLPQILESIADTWTNRREDVRRGAEKLMDALRKTATGASESKVGSEVFQEAWRVLANRYDATYGGFGRAPKFPQPVTLEFLMVHHVRSGEPRALEMAVHTLRRMAAGGIRDHIGGGFHRYSVDSRWLVPHFEKMLYDNALLARAYLDAWRLTDSDDLREVVLDTLDYVSRDLTDSTGGFYSARDADSEGEEGTFYVWTLAQIDSILGPDAGLFNRIYGVTEGGNFEGRNIPHLGETVEDLASATGLPEAVLEEKIVSCRAKLFAARQKREAPFRDEKIIASWNGLAIRAFAEAGAALDRADYVDVASRAAEHVWSHLRPNDRLLHSSMAGEAKGLAFLDDHASLGNALLSLHAATLEPKWLDAAVWLANEVVTRFWDEKSGTVFDTAADAEALILRPRDPMDNVTPSGPSLAAELLARTGQILGRSAWLDISQRIVDREADAMKQFGPAFGRMLVVGQRLSTAPAEIAIVGLKDDGLDGGATDRLIRAAHSSLHANLVIAGTRGSGSGSGTPLLENREPVNGKPTAWVCSNYACRLPVNEASALARELRMLVEDAQFSTR, via the coding sequence ATGTCCAATCGACTCGCGCAAGAGTCCAGCCCGTATCTGCAGCAGCATGCCGACAACCCAGTTGACTGGTATCCCTGGGGCCCGGAAGCGCTCGAACGAGCTGTCTCCGAGGACCGGCCGATCCTGCTGTCCGTCGGCTACTCCTCCTGCCACTGGTGTCATGTCATGGAGCGAGAATCGTTCGAGGATCCAGCGATCGCGGCACTAATGAACAAGCTCTACGTGAACATCAAGGTCGATCGGGAAGAGCGACCAGATATCGACCAGATCTACATGAAGGCCGTACAGGCGATGACGGGTCGCGGTGGATGGCCCATGACCGTTTTTCTCACGCCGGAAGGCATCCCGTTCTTTGGAGGCACCTACTACCCGCCGGAGCCGCAGCCGGGCATGCCCTCCCTGCCGCAAATTCTGGAGTCAATCGCGGACACGTGGACTAATCGGCGCGAGGACGTGCGGCGTGGAGCAGAGAAGCTTATGGACGCGCTTCGCAAGACGGCAACAGGTGCGTCGGAAAGCAAGGTCGGATCGGAAGTATTTCAGGAAGCCTGGCGGGTGCTCGCGAACCGGTATGACGCGACGTACGGGGGCTTCGGCAGAGCTCCGAAGTTTCCCCAACCGGTGACGCTCGAGTTCCTGATGGTGCACCACGTTCGCTCTGGTGAACCCCGAGCGCTCGAAATGGCAGTGCACACGCTGCGCCGCATGGCCGCCGGAGGTATACGAGACCATATAGGTGGAGGGTTTCACCGCTATTCCGTGGATAGTCGGTGGCTGGTGCCCCATTTCGAGAAGATGCTGTATGACAACGCTCTGCTCGCTCGGGCCTACCTGGACGCCTGGCGCCTTACAGACTCGGACGACCTGCGCGAAGTCGTGCTCGATACACTCGACTACGTCTCGAGAGACCTCACCGACTCGACCGGCGGATTCTATTCGGCGCGCGACGCGGACTCGGAGGGAGAAGAGGGCACATTCTACGTGTGGACCCTCGCCCAAATCGACTCGATTCTCGGCCCCGACGCCGGCCTGTTCAATCGCATCTACGGCGTCACAGAGGGCGGCAATTTCGAAGGTCGCAACATTCCGCATCTCGGCGAGACCGTGGAGGATCTCGCATCAGCGACCGGCCTGCCGGAGGCCGTTCTGGAGGAAAAGATCGTTTCATGCCGGGCGAAGTTGTTCGCGGCCCGTCAGAAGCGCGAAGCGCCGTTCCGGGACGAGAAGATCATTGCCTCCTGGAACGGACTCGCGATCCGAGCATTTGCGGAGGCCGGAGCCGCACTGGACCGTGCCGACTACGTGGACGTGGCCAGTCGTGCAGCCGAACACGTGTGGTCGCACCTGAGGCCCAACGACCGCTTGCTCCACAGCTCGATGGCCGGCGAGGCGAAAGGTCTGGCGTTCCTGGACGATCATGCCTCTCTGGGCAACGCACTCCTCAGCCTGCATGCAGCAACCCTCGAACCGAAGTGGCTGGACGCAGCAGTGTGGCTGGCAAACGAAGTGGTCACGAGATTCTGGGACGAAAAATCCGGAACGGTCTTTGACACTGCGGCCGATGCCGAGGCTCTGATCCTTCGCCCGCGAGACCCAATGGACAACGTGACGCCGTCAGGTCCGTCGCTCGCTGCTGAACTTCTGGCCCGCACCGGACAGATCTTGGGCCGTTCGGCGTGGCTCGACATCTCACAGAGAATCGTGGATCGCGAAGCCGATGCCATGAAACAGTTCGGGCCCGCCTTCGGTCGAATGCTGGTGGTCGGACAGCGCCTGAGCACCGCACCTGCCGAGATCGCAATCGTCGGCCTCAAGGACGATGGCCTCGATGGCGGTGCGACCGACCGACTGATCCGAGCCGCTCATTCGTCGTTGCACGCGAACCTAGTCATCGCGGGGACCCGTGGGAGTGGATCAGGGTCCGGCACACCGCTACTCGAGAATCGCGAACCAGTGAACGGAAAGCCGACCGCCTGGGTGTGCAGCAACTACGCGTGCCGACTCCCAGTCAACGAAGCGTCGGCACTCGCCCGGGAGTTGAGGATGCTCGTCGAGGATGCACAGTTCTCCACGAGATAG